Proteins encoded together in one Oxalobacteraceae sp. CFBP 8761 window:
- a CDS encoding ATP-dependent Clp protease proteolytic subunit, translating into MNQAKVPQEKDGWFTLSGDVNSDMVHRMFEAVAHMTEDGIDTAHVLLQSNGGYVSDGLCLYNFMANSPIKFVMYNAGAVASIAVVVYLAGSRRYASETARFMIHKSHATASPGSRPDALNIIVEGLRADDARTEAILRKEIELTPEQWSVHQYGDLHMTARDAKLARMIHEVKDFAPPKGAILRNI; encoded by the coding sequence ATGAATCAAGCCAAAGTGCCGCAGGAGAAAGATGGGTGGTTTACGCTGTCTGGCGATGTCAACAGTGATATGGTGCACCGGATGTTCGAGGCCGTGGCTCATATGACGGAAGATGGCATCGATACTGCCCACGTACTGCTGCAATCCAACGGTGGTTATGTCAGCGATGGGCTGTGCCTGTATAACTTCATGGCCAATTCGCCCATTAAATTTGTCATGTACAACGCCGGGGCGGTGGCGTCGATTGCCGTCGTCGTGTATTTGGCCGGGTCGCGCCGCTACGCCAGCGAGACGGCGCGGTTCATGATTCACAAGTCGCATGCGACGGCGTCGCCCGGTTCACGACCGGACGCGCTCAATATCATCGTCGAGGGCCTGCGCGCCGACGATGCGCGCACCGAGGCAATCCTGCGCAAGGAGATCGAGCTCACGCCCGAGCAGTGGAGCGTGCATCAGTACGGCGACCTGCACATGACGGCGCGCGATGCCAAGCTGGCCAGGATGATTCATGAAGTGAAAGACTTTGCGCCGCCCAAGGGCGCCATTCTGCGCAATATCTGA